From Gammaproteobacteria bacterium, the proteins below share one genomic window:
- a CDS encoding MoxR family ATPase — protein MRDTPMDMQTESLQAADDIQLAEDLKTRYQKTREELAKMIVGQDSVVEQVLLTILAGGNSLIVGVPGLAKTLLIHTIAQVLDLGFSRIQFTPDLMPSDITGTDLVQENPETGKRELTFLPGPIFSNIVLADEINRTPPKTQSALLEAMQEHQVTVQGKTYDLGEPFFVFATQNPIELEGTYPLPEAQLDRFMFEIVIDYLSEQEELDVVRQTTSLRDVSFNYAMNGEQIREFQKLVRRVPVSGAISQYALSLVRSSRPGSPGGLDFVDNWVAYGASTRAAQYLVLGAKARALVDGRYHVDFDDIVKLAKPVLRHRVLRNFHAESEKISADELIDRLVDAVPLPSSGM, from the coding sequence ATGAGAGACACGCCGATGGACATGCAAACTGAATCCCTGCAGGCTGCAGATGATATCCAGCTCGCCGAGGACCTGAAAACCCGCTACCAGAAAACCCGCGAAGAGCTGGCAAAAATGATCGTCGGACAGGATAGCGTCGTCGAGCAGGTTTTACTCACCATCCTCGCGGGTGGCAACAGCCTCATCGTCGGCGTACCCGGCCTCGCCAAGACCCTGTTAATTCACACCATCGCACAGGTACTGGATCTCGGCTTTTCCCGTATCCAGTTCACCCCGGACCTGATGCCCTCGGATATCACCGGCACTGACCTGGTGCAGGAAAACCCGGAAACCGGAAAGCGCGAGCTCACTTTTCTGCCCGGACCGATATTCTCGAATATCGTGCTCGCCGATGAAATCAATCGCACCCCGCCCAAAACCCAGTCCGCACTGCTCGAGGCAATGCAGGAACACCAGGTCACGGTGCAGGGCAAGACCTACGATCTCGGCGAGCCGTTCTTCGTTTTCGCGACGCAGAATCCGATCGAGCTGGAAGGCACCTATCCCCTGCCGGAAGCGCAGCTCGATCGCTTCATGTTCGAGATTGTCATCGATTACCTGTCGGAACAGGAAGAACTTGACGTGGTACGCCAGACCACGTCGCTACGCGATGTCAGTTTCAACTACGCGATGAACGGGGAGCAGATCCGCGAGTTTCAAAAACTGGTGCGCCGGGTGCCAGTGTCAGGGGCGATATCGCAGTATGCGTTGAGCCTGGTACGCAGCAGCCGGCCCGGATCACCGGGCGGACTCGACTTTGTTGACAACTGGGTTGCCTACGGCGCCAGTACCCGCGCTGCACAATACCTGGTACTGGGCGCCAAGGCGCGCGCGCTGGTGGACGGACGCTACCATGTCGATTTCGACGATATCGTCAAGCTCGCCAAACCCGTGCTGCGGCATCGCGTGCTGCGTAACTTTCATGCAGAGTCGGAAAAGATCAGTGCTGATGAACTCATCGATCGACTGGTCGACGCGGTGCCGCTACCGAGTTCAGGCATGTAG
- a CDS encoding VWA domain-containing protein, which translates to MFEFLFKYPVKFFDQGSLILALPGWQLALMPVGILVLAFIVLGYFNLRGSTGIRHRVVIALLRSLAISLVLFSLSRPLLEVTSQLEQPGLIGILLDNSVSMRIEDFAGAPRSRVIQQQLDADSGSLLRSLQQRFEIRLFRFGEDTQAITGIGAMNYDDGDSNLVRALEVVQQTLQGEPLAGLVVISDGAVRSTAQLDALLLSLRAAQVPVFSIGVGQPRYQRDIEISRIRLPSRVLKGSRVIADVAVTQQGYNGESLDLIVEDDGRILQKQTITLEPGTQSFRIPLIAEDSGTRRLEFYLANLADEQIVANNSQQEMLSINDDKMRILYFEGEPRFELKFVRRAVEDDRNLGVTGLVRTADAKFYRVGIESQQELRDGFPVTRKELFAYDALILGSVEISLLSREQQEMIVEFVSDRGGGLLMLGGRHAFSEGGYRDSLLRDISPVVMAEQAQPEFSREVKVQPTAAALVQPALLIADDNEKSIARWQTLPPLTIVNPIQQVKPGATLLLTSAPQAQQDQFVIMASQRYGRGKVIAFAVQNSWNWQMHQDIEPEDQTHEILWRQLLRWLVEDVPAQVGLSLSSQNIHSGGTIRLRSEVLDFGEKSDAPRQLHAVLTAPTGLEQIKPLTPHPSEPGVYETEIAANDPGDYLLHIELEQPDKVIRSSESRFTVTDEGSEYYRSEMNEKLLRKLAVDTGGDFFNANEADKLADALQAHQRGTTTLVRHELWDMPSIFLLLILFLCAEWGYRRWCNLV; encoded by the coding sequence ATGTTCGAATTCCTGTTCAAGTACCCAGTGAAGTTTTTCGATCAGGGCTCGCTGATCCTGGCCCTGCCAGGGTGGCAGTTGGCGCTGATGCCGGTCGGGATACTGGTACTTGCCTTCATCGTACTCGGTTATTTCAACCTGCGCGGTAGCACTGGTATCCGTCATCGGGTGGTAATCGCCCTGCTACGCAGTCTTGCTATTTCGCTGGTTTTATTCAGCCTGTCGCGACCGCTACTCGAAGTGACATCACAACTGGAACAACCGGGCCTGATCGGGATTCTACTCGATAATTCTGTCAGTATGCGAATCGAGGATTTCGCCGGCGCACCGCGCAGCCGGGTAATTCAGCAGCAGCTCGACGCTGACTCCGGTAGCCTGCTGCGTTCGTTGCAGCAGAGATTCGAAATCCGCCTGTTCCGGTTCGGCGAAGACACGCAAGCAATAACCGGGATCGGGGCCATGAATTACGATGACGGCGACAGTAACCTGGTTCGGGCACTCGAGGTCGTGCAACAAACACTGCAAGGCGAACCCCTCGCCGGACTGGTCGTAATCAGCGATGGTGCCGTTCGTTCGACGGCGCAACTCGACGCCCTGCTGTTGTCGCTGCGGGCGGCCCAGGTTCCGGTTTTCAGCATCGGCGTTGGCCAGCCCCGCTACCAGCGTGACATCGAGATCAGCCGGATCAGGTTACCGAGCCGTGTGCTGAAAGGCAGCCGGGTTATCGCCGATGTTGCCGTGACCCAGCAAGGCTATAACGGGGAATCGCTTGATCTCATCGTCGAGGATGACGGCCGTATCCTGCAAAAACAAACCATAACGCTTGAACCGGGAACGCAGTCTTTCAGGATACCGCTGATCGCGGAAGATAGCGGTACGCGACGGCTGGAGTTTTATCTCGCGAACCTGGCAGATGAACAAATCGTCGCAAATAACAGTCAACAGGAAATGCTGTCGATCAACGACGATAAAATGCGAATCCTCTACTTCGAGGGAGAACCACGATTCGAATTGAAGTTTGTACGACGCGCGGTCGAGGATGATCGCAACCTCGGCGTAACAGGCCTGGTTAGAACCGCGGATGCGAAGTTTTACCGGGTTGGAATCGAATCGCAGCAGGAGTTGCGCGATGGTTTCCCGGTTACGCGTAAAGAACTGTTTGCCTACGACGCACTGATCCTCGGCAGCGTGGAAATATCCCTGCTGAGCCGGGAACAGCAGGAAATGATCGTCGAGTTTGTCAGCGATCGCGGTGGTGGCCTGCTCATGCTCGGTGGCCGCCACGCGTTTTCCGAGGGCGGTTACCGGGATTCGCTGCTACGCGATATCTCGCCGGTGGTGATGGCCGAACAGGCACAACCCGAGTTCAGCCGCGAGGTCAAGGTCCAGCCGACCGCGGCCGCCCTGGTGCAACCCGCGTTATTGATTGCCGACGATAATGAGAAATCGATTGCACGCTGGCAAACCCTGCCCCCGCTCACCATTGTCAATCCGATTCAACAGGTTAAACCGGGGGCAACCTTGCTGCTGACCAGTGCGCCGCAGGCACAGCAAGATCAATTTGTTATCATGGCTTCTCAGCGCTATGGTCGTGGTAAGGTAATCGCGTTTGCGGTACAGAATTCATGGAACTGGCAAATGCACCAGGATATCGAGCCTGAAGATCAGACTCACGAGATCCTATGGCGCCAGCTGCTACGTTGGCTGGTTGAAGACGTCCCGGCACAGGTTGGTCTCTCCCTGTCGAGCCAGAATATCCATTCTGGCGGAACCATCAGGCTGCGCAGCGAAGTGCTGGATTTCGGTGAAAAATCCGATGCTCCACGCCAGCTGCACGCAGTGCTAACGGCACCGACCGGACTGGAGCAGATAAAGCCCCTTACCCCACACCCGTCCGAACCCGGTGTTTACGAGACTGAAATAGCAGCTAATGATCCCGGGGATTACCTGCTGCACATCGAGCTCGAACAGCCGGATAAGGTAATCCGCAGCAGCGAATCCCGCTTCACCGTGACGGACGAGGGCAGTGAATACTATCGTTCAGAAATGAACGAAAAACTGCTGCGTAAACTGGCGGTCGACACCGGTGGTGATTTTTTCAACGCCAACGAGGCCGACAAGCTGGCGGACGCACTGCAAGCGCATCAACGCGGGACAACCACGCTGGTTCGCCATGAACTGTGGGATATGCCATCAATATTCCTGTTGCTGATTTTGTTTTTATGCGCAGAGTGGGGATATCGACGCTGGTGCAACCTGGTATGA
- a CDS encoding DUF58 domain-containing protein: MLEPREAGGQVPGQRFIDPEVLTRIDNLELVARNVVDGFISGLHRSPLLGMTMDFAEHRAYMPGDDVRRIDWRLYARTDRLYIKQFEADTNANLHLVLDVSRSMDYGSGAVTKLGYAKFLAASLAYLSRRQRDRIGLVTFDNDIVDVIPTSIRHFERVLHMLDQLKVGGASEYHRPLEKIAEQLRRRSLVVLISDLYETPERLLKAINQLHYRGNDLIVFHLLDPLELSLDLGAVTSVEDLESGVNLPIASEQFRDSYRQLVQEHQAELESRFGANQIDYIFTDISQPLDSTLFRYLSDRARQNRVR; this comes from the coding sequence ATGCTGGAACCAAGGGAAGCTGGCGGCCAGGTACCCGGTCAACGATTTATCGACCCGGAGGTGCTGACTCGAATAGATAACCTTGAACTGGTGGCGCGCAACGTGGTGGATGGATTCATCAGCGGACTGCATCGATCGCCGCTGCTCGGCATGACGATGGATTTCGCCGAACACCGTGCCTACATGCCGGGTGACGATGTACGGCGCATCGACTGGCGCCTGTACGCGCGCACCGATCGGCTGTACATCAAGCAATTCGAAGCCGATACCAACGCGAACCTGCACCTGGTGCTGGATGTTTCCAGGTCCATGGATTACGGCAGCGGTGCGGTGACCAAGCTCGGCTATGCGAAATTTCTCGCTGCGAGTCTCGCCTACCTGTCCAGGCGTCAGCGCGACCGCATCGGCCTGGTTACCTTCGATAACGATATCGTCGATGTCATCCCGACATCGATCAGGCATTTCGAACGCGTGTTACATATGCTCGACCAGCTAAAGGTCGGCGGGGCCAGTGAATATCATCGGCCACTCGAAAAAATTGCCGAGCAGCTGCGGCGACGCAGCCTCGTGGTACTGATTTCGGACCTGTACGAAACTCCGGAAAGGCTTTTGAAGGCAATAAACCAGCTGCATTACCGGGGTAACGACCTGATCGTGTTTCACCTGCTCGATCCGCTCGAACTGAGCCTCGATCTCGGTGCAGTCACCAGCGTCGAGGACCTGGAGTCGGGGGTTAATTTACCGATCGCGAGCGAGCAGTTTCGCGACAGCTATCGCCAGCTGGTCCAGGAACACCAGGCCGAGCTGGAAAGCCGGTTCGGCGCAAACCAGATCGACTACATATTTACCGACATATCGCAGCCCCTCGATAGCACGCTGTTTCGCTACCTGTCGGATCGAGCGCGGCAGAACCGGGTGCGATGA
- a CDS encoding C13 family peptidase — MKIGLVICLVLLTAPAQALQHHLLIISGLGGTENYKQQFSRASSSLVEAALRAGIDTGNILLLTADSPIETPVNHRRADKATIKEALLEIGARSSAEDRIFVVLIGHGNPRGESAVFNLPGPDISAEELAEAMSGFDDRTSVIVNTASASGPFLKPLSRDNRVVITATSSGREYHAALFGELFIAAFTTMNADRDKDERISMLEAFDYARREVKRSFETEKRLPTEHAMLDDNGDGAGSLDPGEFKADGALANRTYLQQPPSQATGASSKLIAMLKRKQLIEQSISELKLQRDNLTPEKYYAELEILLVDLALLSREIRAQGG; from the coding sequence ATGAAAATCGGACTCGTGATCTGCCTGGTGTTGCTGACCGCGCCGGCGCAGGCACTGCAACACCATCTGCTGATAATCAGTGGCCTGGGTGGAACCGAAAACTATAAGCAACAGTTTTCGCGCGCATCCTCGAGCCTGGTCGAGGCGGCACTCCGGGCTGGTATCGACACCGGCAATATCCTGCTGCTGACCGCCGATTCGCCAATCGAGACGCCGGTCAATCATCGGCGGGCTGACAAGGCAACGATCAAGGAGGCTTTGCTGGAAATCGGCGCCAGATCTAGTGCCGAAGACCGGATATTCGTGGTGCTGATCGGCCATGGAAATCCGCGCGGCGAAAGCGCAGTATTCAACCTGCCCGGCCCCGACATATCGGCCGAAGAACTCGCCGAGGCAATGTCCGGGTTCGACGATCGCACGAGCGTTATTGTCAACACGGCATCGGCAAGCGGCCCTTTTCTAAAACCGCTGAGCCGTGATAACCGTGTTGTCATTACCGCAACATCGAGCGGACGCGAGTACCACGCGGCGCTATTCGGTGAGTTATTTATCGCCGCCTTCACCACAATGAACGCGGACCGGGACAAGGATGAAAGAATTTCGATGCTGGAGGCTTTCGACTATGCGCGACGTGAAGTAAAGCGTAGTTTCGAAACTGAAAAACGCCTGCCGACCGAACATGCAATGTTGGACGACAATGGCGACGGCGCAGGTAGCCTCGATCCCGGTGAATTTAAAGCAGACGGTGCACTTGCAAATCGCACCTACCTGCAGCAACCCCCATCACAGGCGACGGGCGCCTCCAGTAAACTGATCGCGATGCTGAAGCGTAAACAGTTGATCGAGCAATCGATCAGCGAACTGAAATTGCAGCGTGACAATCTGACCCCGGAAAAGTACTACGCCGAACTTGAAATTTTACTGGTCGACCTGGCGCTGTTGAGCCGGGAAATCAGGGCACAGGGCGGATAA
- a CDS encoding HDOD domain-containing protein produces the protein MLDLGGSPKLTIESIELVRLPSPPQLLSKLLDICHDPDSSIEELAELIGTDAALTAKLIMAVNSAAFEIKQPVDNLSHAVALLGHELVKTMMLTSSMQQLFAGLINTQKEFVCNTWLESLYCAVISKDFAHSLDYDYPQDAYLAGLLHHFGQIVFDAKFHDQYVDIMNLATEAEVIRREIEKFGLSHTDLGASLIEQWPSLSPAIADAIRFHHEEEEQLQGGDVLCQILSEASEMARHLSRYGRPDSKWQSGLVDEKELKLIYLHVQDKMAQVAASFDIPHPKSGSLTQVNVSQDIERETIKLARRIRDASLVKVITSEEIDSTNINTPKNLLLKIAREMQLLFSISDVAMLFPDSKNPGYLGLYEVNQVRAVSKFSIENSKSQIIRSYTEKCNIWIEPEKARDEISPISDRQIIRRLNHEIAFSLPLGHGDQVIGAVVIGADKDQKKPLENLGKFISDYLKINAEIWIKNNQEVKQRAFEDSVKKEQEHKDVDKLIHEISNPLSVIANYIDVIQGNSKSDGSENEAEIRILKEEVQRIGNIVLNFRDEKESEPATVLLNEELKMSVPLYVKSISNGKEVEIKWALDESDAEIEITRDALRQVILNLVKNAIEAQTRDAEIVVSSRHFVNIDGATFAQFSIADRGRGVDPITRQLLFAPLASAKDGAIRGLGLSVTADIVARYNGQIKYMENEVGGSSFEILIPLRFKR, from the coding sequence ATGCTTGATCTAGGAGGCTCGCCGAAATTGACGATAGAATCAATAGAATTGGTTCGGCTGCCCAGTCCCCCCCAACTTCTCAGTAAGCTGCTTGATATCTGTCATGATCCTGACAGTTCGATCGAGGAGCTGGCCGAATTAATTGGCACAGACGCGGCGCTCACCGCTAAATTGATCATGGCTGTCAACTCGGCTGCGTTCGAGATCAAACAACCGGTCGATAACCTGAGTCATGCCGTGGCGTTACTGGGCCACGAGCTCGTCAAAACCATGATGCTGACATCTTCGATGCAGCAATTGTTTGCCGGCTTGATCAATACGCAAAAAGAATTTGTCTGTAATACCTGGCTTGAATCCCTCTACTGTGCCGTCATATCGAAGGACTTCGCCCACTCGCTGGATTACGACTATCCCCAGGACGCCTACCTCGCGGGCTTGCTACATCATTTTGGACAGATCGTGTTTGACGCCAAGTTCCATGATCAATATGTCGATATAATGAATCTGGCGACCGAAGCTGAAGTTATCCGCAGGGAAATCGAGAAATTCGGCCTCAGTCATACCGACCTGGGTGCCAGCCTGATCGAGCAGTGGCCCAGCCTGAGCCCGGCGATTGCGGATGCTATTCGTTTTCATCACGAGGAGGAGGAGCAGCTGCAGGGCGGTGACGTTCTGTGCCAGATACTGTCCGAGGCCAGCGAGATGGCCCGGCACCTGAGTCGTTATGGCCGACCCGACAGCAAGTGGCAGTCGGGTCTCGTCGATGAAAAAGAATTGAAGCTGATTTATCTCCACGTGCAGGACAAGATGGCTCAGGTGGCCGCTTCGTTTGATATTCCCCATCCCAAGTCAGGAAGCCTCACCCAGGTGAATGTTTCGCAGGACATCGAGAGAGAAACGATCAAGCTTGCGCGCAGGATCAGGGACGCATCGTTAGTCAAGGTTATTACCTCCGAGGAAATTGATTCGACCAATATCAATACACCGAAGAACCTGCTACTTAAAATTGCGCGCGAGATGCAGTTGTTATTTTCCATTTCCGACGTGGCGATGTTGTTTCCCGATTCCAAAAATCCCGGGTACCTGGGGCTTTACGAGGTCAACCAGGTTCGCGCAGTCAGCAAGTTTTCGATTGAAAACAGCAAGAGCCAGATCATCAGGAGTTATACTGAAAAATGTAACATCTGGATCGAACCTGAAAAAGCTCGCGACGAAATATCGCCCATATCCGATCGACAGATCATCCGTAGGCTGAATCATGAAATTGCGTTCAGTCTACCTCTGGGCCATGGCGACCAGGTCATCGGTGCGGTTGTTATAGGTGCCGATAAAGACCAGAAAAAACCGCTCGAGAACCTGGGCAAATTTATCTCCGATTACCTGAAGATCAATGCCGAGATCTGGATTAAGAATAATCAGGAAGTGAAACAGCGGGCGTTCGAAGATAGTGTGAAAAAGGAGCAGGAGCATAAGGATGTCGACAAGCTGATTCACGAGATAAGCAACCCGCTGAGTGTCATCGCCAACTATATCGATGTTATCCAGGGGAACTCGAAATCGGATGGTTCCGAAAACGAGGCAGAAATCAGGATTCTGAAGGAAGAGGTGCAAAGGATCGGCAATATCGTTTTAAATTTCAGGGACGAGAAGGAATCCGAACCCGCAACGGTACTTTTAAATGAAGAACTGAAGATGTCGGTCCCGCTATACGTGAAATCGATCAGCAATGGCAAGGAGGTTGAAATCAAGTGGGCCCTGGATGAGTCGGACGCAGAAATCGAGATAACCCGGGATGCGTTACGCCAGGTTATTCTGAATCTGGTCAAGAACGCCATCGAGGCCCAGACTCGTGATGCCGAGATCGTGGTATCAAGCCGCCATTTCGTGAACATAGATGGGGCAACCTTTGCTCAATTTTCCATCGCGGATCGCGGCAGGGGCGTCGATCCAATCACCCGGCAACTGCTGTTTGCACCTCTGGCCAGTGCCAAAGACGGTGCCATCAGGGGGCTCGGTCTTTCTGTGACAGCCGACATCGTTGCGCGTTATAATGGTCAGATTAAATATATGGAAAACGAAGTTGGCGGATCCTCGTTTGAAATTTTGATTCCCCTGCGATTTAAAAGGTAA
- a CDS encoding tetratricopeptide repeat protein, with amino-acid sequence MKSGLALLLICVQLAAVASASPLETLRTLRLAGNYQQALDLARDELRLDNNNARLLNELGELEYISGDLDAAFAHFQQVIDLADVDLLMAKWNLAEIHHLRGEHQLAEGFYHEIREAFQTQPDLNSRDLYAIANATRMLGRSDPQLFKEAVQLFDQASRMNPSEVDAGIELGELLLEKYNNQEALEVFKEVLSRNDKHPLALLGLARSQHFDYSSAAMQTALQVLELNPNLVPARVFMSRLYLELEQYEDAKFEVQRALEVNPVSLEALAMLAVVHHLERNTVGFVAAEQRVLGLNPRYAGLYTALADLAARNRLYREAQDFAAIAVKLDSQSWQGYGLLGMNQLRLGLISEGRANLERSFSGDPYNIWIKNTLQLADSFNDYVQITEGQFQVVLHRNENALLGEYIHELTASAYRHFSARYRHEPDKSIRVELYPDHADFSVRSVGLAGVGLLGVCFGPVVAMDSPAARERSAFNWGSTLWHELAHVFHLSMTDNRVPRWFSEGLAVYEERIARPGWGGDVTPEFLLAYLEGRLLPLSKLNNGFVRPSYPEQVIHSYFQASLVFEFIESRWGFDVIRETLNAFRDSKSPDNELPARLQLDAAALDAAFDKYLRDKYATALRALGNQVEPGQSMQPPIDPDQVTQDTEVPDQYFDQLKLGNLMLEQDKLDLAELFLDRAQQLFPEYAGADSSYWLLAQLYQRQGRNELAERQLTSMTAINAEHLEAHLQLAGLRAQFGDHSGAAAALEAAIYIYPYELELHRALAGHQASLGDWGKVTRERRALLALDPVDKAEAYYQLAYAYDRAGDRSSAREQILYALEIAPNFHPAQELLLSLRGLVPAATETQ; translated from the coding sequence ATGAAATCCGGCCTGGCATTGCTGCTGATCTGCGTTCAACTTGCCGCGGTTGCCAGTGCCTCCCCGCTTGAAACGCTCCGGACCCTGCGCCTCGCCGGAAACTATCAACAGGCGCTTGACCTGGCGCGCGACGAACTCAGGTTAGACAATAACAACGCGCGCCTGCTAAACGAGCTCGGAGAACTCGAGTACATCAGCGGTGACCTGGATGCAGCATTTGCGCATTTCCAGCAGGTCATCGACCTGGCAGATGTCGATTTGCTGATGGCAAAGTGGAATCTCGCCGAGATTCATCACCTACGGGGCGAGCATCAGCTGGCGGAGGGCTTCTATCACGAGATCCGTGAGGCTTTCCAGACGCAACCCGACCTGAACTCCCGCGATCTTTACGCCATCGCAAATGCCACGCGCATGCTTGGCAGGTCAGACCCACAGCTGTTCAAAGAGGCAGTACAGTTATTCGACCAGGCGAGCCGTATGAATCCGTCCGAAGTCGATGCCGGAATCGAACTGGGTGAACTGTTGCTCGAGAAATATAACAACCAGGAAGCGCTCGAAGTTTTCAAAGAAGTACTGTCAAGGAACGACAAGCACCCACTGGCGCTGCTGGGACTGGCCAGGAGCCAGCACTTCGACTATTCCTCCGCGGCCATGCAGACCGCATTGCAGGTACTTGAGCTCAATCCAAACCTGGTTCCGGCCCGGGTGTTCATGTCGCGCCTGTACCTCGAGCTGGAACAGTATGAGGATGCAAAATTCGAGGTTCAACGGGCGCTCGAGGTAAATCCCGTGTCGCTCGAGGCCCTGGCCATGCTGGCGGTGGTGCATCACCTCGAGCGAAACACTGTCGGGTTCGTTGCGGCCGAACAGCGGGTGCTCGGACTCAATCCCCGGTATGCCGGGCTATATACTGCACTCGCCGACCTCGCGGCACGAAATCGACTCTACCGCGAGGCACAGGATTTTGCCGCCATCGCGGTAAAGCTTGATTCGCAATCGTGGCAGGGTTATGGACTGCTGGGTATGAACCAGCTGCGCCTGGGACTGATCTCCGAAGGCAGGGCCAATCTCGAGCGCTCGTTTAGCGGCGATCCCTATAACATCTGGATAAAAAATACGCTGCAGCTCGCTGACAGTTTTAACGACTATGTGCAAATCACCGAAGGCCAGTTCCAGGTTGTTTTGCATCGCAATGAAAATGCTCTACTCGGGGAATACATACATGAGCTGACGGCCAGCGCCTACCGGCATTTCAGTGCGCGCTATCGACACGAACCCGATAAATCCATCCGGGTAGAACTGTACCCGGACCATGCCGACTTCTCGGTGCGCTCGGTGGGTCTCGCCGGAGTCGGCCTGCTGGGGGTTTGCTTCGGACCGGTGGTGGCCATGGATTCCCCGGCCGCGCGCGAACGCAGCGCTTTCAACTGGGGTTCGACGTTGTGGCACGAACTTGCGCACGTCTTCCATCTGTCGATGACGGATAACCGCGTACCGCGCTGGTTTTCCGAAGGTCTCGCCGTCTACGAGGAACGCATCGCGCGACCTGGCTGGGGAGGAGATGTCACGCCGGAATTTCTACTCGCTTATCTCGAGGGCCGCCTGCTGCCGCTCAGTAAGCTGAACAATGGATTCGTGCGCCCGAGCTACCCGGAACAGGTCATTCATTCCTATTTCCAGGCTTCGCTGGTATTTGAATTCATCGAATCCCGCTGGGGCTTCGATGTCATCCGCGAAACACTGAATGCTTTTCGCGACAGTAAATCTCCCGATAACGAGCTACCTGCACGCCTGCAACTCGATGCAGCCGCGCTCGACGCCGCTTTCGATAAGTATCTGCGAGACAAGTACGCGACTGCGTTACGGGCCTTGGGCAACCAGGTCGAGCCGGGGCAATCGATGCAGCCACCGATCGATCCCGACCAGGTAACCCAGGATACCGAGGTACCTGATCAGTATTTTGATCAGCTCAAACTCGGAAATTTAATGCTCGAGCAGGACAAACTGGACCTGGCCGAGTTGTTTCTCGACCGGGCACAGCAACTGTTCCCGGAATACGCGGGTGCCGATAGCAGCTACTGGCTACTGGCGCAACTCTACCAGCGGCAGGGCAGGAACGAGCTGGCCGAACGACAACTGACCAGCATGACCGCGATCAATGCAGAACACCTTGAAGCGCATCTGCAGCTTGCCGGGCTGCGCGCCCAATTCGGCGATCACAGCGGCGCGGCGGCGGCGCTCGAAGCCGCAATTTATATTTATCCCTACGAGCTGGAGCTGCACCGGGCACTGGCAGGGCACCAGGCCAGCCTGGGAGATTGGGGCAAGGTTACGCGCGAACGGCGTGCCCTGTTGGCACTGGACCCGGTTGATAAGGCAGAAGCTTATTACCAGCTGGCCTACGCCTATGATCGCGCGGGCGATCGATCTTCTGCACGTGAACAGATATTATATGCGCTTGAGATCGCGCCTAATTTCCACCCCGCGCAGGAATTATTGCTCTCGTTGCGGGGCCTGGTACCCGCCGCGACCGAGACTCAATAG
- a CDS encoding DUF4159 domain-containing protein, giving the protein MKHGIVLFFTLAFWQLPSISLAESHQGDSESESAARALQEVPGNAHEFYFTRGIYSGEFDDYDEGGRWAIDYPKADHQFLVALKRLSIVDAYGSDNAIELTDPMLRRFPFLYAVEVGSMSLSEAEVLALRNYLLAGGFLVIDDFWGSWAWDQLVAQMQLVFPDRAIVDLPPEHPVFNVFYNIDRVIQVPNVRQGWGAPQGGPTHEYDGIVPHVRGIYDDDGRLMVLINWNTDLGDAWEWADNADYPLKFSTYAFEIGINFVIYAMTH; this is encoded by the coding sequence ATGAAACATGGGATCGTTCTTTTTTTCACGCTGGCATTCTGGCAATTGCCGTCAATCTCGCTTGCCGAATCACATCAAGGCGACAGCGAATCAGAATCCGCAGCCAGGGCCTTACAGGAAGTTCCCGGTAATGCACACGAGTTTTATTTTACACGCGGCATCTACAGCGGTGAATTCGATGATTACGACGAAGGTGGTCGCTGGGCGATAGACTACCCGAAGGCCGACCACCAGTTCCTGGTGGCGCTCAAGCGCCTCAGCATTGTCGACGCCTACGGCTCGGACAATGCGATCGAGTTGACCGACCCGATGTTGCGTCGCTTTCCCTTTTTGTACGCGGTCGAGGTGGGATCGATGTCGTTGAGCGAGGCGGAGGTGCTGGCGCTGCGCAACTATCTGCTGGCCGGCGGGTTCCTGGTGATCGACGATTTCTGGGGCAGCTGGGCCTGGGACCAGCTCGTTGCGCAGATGCAGTTGGTATTCCCGGACCGCGCCATTGTCGACCTGCCACCGGAGCATCCGGTCTTTAATGTCTTCTATAATATCGATCGCGTGATCCAGGTGCCGAACGTGCGCCAGGGATGGGGTGCACCACAAGGCGGCCCGACGCACGAATATGACGGTATCGTCCCCCACGTACGCGGCATTTACGACGACGACGGCCGGCTGATGGTGTTGATCAACTGGAATACCGATCTCGGGGATGCGTGGGAATGGGCGGACAACGCGGATTACCCACTCAAGTTTTCGACCTATGCCTTTGAAATCGGGATCAATTTCGTGATCTACGCAATGACCCATTAG